A single window of Onychomys torridus chromosome 8, mOncTor1.1, whole genome shotgun sequence DNA harbors:
- the Aatk gene encoding serine/threonine-protein kinase LMTK1 isoform X1, with product MLACLCCKKGGIGFKELENAEGDEYVADFSEQGSPAAAAQNGPDVYVLPLTEVSLPMAKQPGRSVQLLKSTDLGRHSLLYLKEIGHGWFGKVFLGEVHSGVSSTQVVVKELKASASVQEQMQFLEEAQPYRALQHNNLLQCLAQCAEVTPYLLVMEFCPLGDLKGYLRSCRVTESMAPDPLTLQRMACEVACGVLHLHRHNYVHSDLALRNCLLTADLTVKVGDYGLSHCKYREDYLVTTDQLWVPLRWIAPELVDEVHGNLLVVDQTKTSNVWSLGVTIWELFELGAQPYPQHSDRQVLAYAVREQQLKLPKPQLQLTLSDRWYEVMQFCWLQPEQRPTAEEVHLLLSCLCAKGTTELEEEFEQRWRSLRPGGGTGLGSGSTGPAVAAAELTAASSFPLLEQFTSDGFHVDSDDVLTVTETSHGLNFEYKWEAGCGAEAFPPPGAVSSPDSAACLQELCAPDSSPPGVVPVLSAHSPSVGSEYFIRLEGAVPAAGHDPDCAGCAPSPEAVTDQDNDSEGSTTTSLVMEPLLGHAPPVGGLWGPCDHHSCSRQEPPCPSRSPSPGTPMLPAEDIDWGVATFCPPFFDDPLSASPSGSPEAQASPSDDEELEGGTRKAAQCGHWSSNVSANNNSGSRDPESWDPGYVSSFTDSYRDGCSSLEQTPRASPELHQPLSQEDPRESLPGLVAASPGQELSRCFSLLPLCPAKGLAPASCLATRPWTEAAVGGGDNPQVEPKLAQEAESSAESQLSLPSVPSPSHEGAPLPSEEASAPDSLPASPTPAAGSWVAVPMPALTLDSCGSSLGQEAPSSEDEDTTEATSGVFTDLSSDGPHTEKPGIAPALRCLQKQVGTPDSLDSLDIPSSASDGGCEVLSPLAAGPPAGQPRAMDSGYDTENYESPEFVLKEAHESSEPEAFGELASEGESPGPETLLSVSLGGLSKKNPYRDSAYFSDLDAESESTLGPEKCSGVQDSQKEQDLKSPPSPGHQSVQAFPGPEVPREDPDTSPRELLPPAQQQEEPLPDGHGPEPLGAQGPVEVQPVPSPSHSKCFLLTSVPVSSEGNGMEPQGPPGQLSGPAQLGRMGNPSTPRSPLCLALPDHPGALEGRPEDEEDSEDSDESDEELRCYSIQEPSEDSEEEPAVPVVVAESQSARNLRSLLKMPSLLSEAFCEDLERKKKAVSFFDDVTVYLFDQESPTRETGEPFPSTKESLPTFLEGSPGSPSAPGLPRRADHLPDSSTPEQGSRFEWDDDFPLAPGKAAMVTALDPADPVLATTTTAAAPLSRFTVSPTPASRFSITHVSDSDAQSVGGSSKDGDWK from the exons TGCAACTTCTCAAGTCCACGGACCTGGGCCGGCACAGCCTCCTGTACCTCAAGGAGATTGGCCACGGCTGGTTTGGGAAG GTGTTCTTGGGGGAGGTACACTCGGGCGTCAGTAGCACGCAGGTGGTGGTGAAGGAGCTGAAGGCCAGCGCCAGCGTGCAGGAGCAGATGCAGTTCTTGGAGGAGGCACAGCCCtacag GGCCTTGCAGCACAACAACCTGCTTCAGTGCCTGGCCCAGTGTGCGGAGGTGACCCCCTACCTGCTGGTTATGGAGTTCTGTCCGCTG GGGGACCTCAAAGGTTATCTACGCAGCTGCCGGGTGACAGAGTCCATGGCGCCTGACCCTCTGACCTTGCAACGCATGGCCTGTGAGGTGGCATGTGGGGTCTTGCATCTACATCGTCACAACTACGTCCACAG TGACCTGGCCCTGAGGAACTGCCTGCTAACGGCTGACCTGACAGTGAAGGTTGGCGACTATGGCCTGTCACATTGCAAATACAGG GAAGACTACCTCGTGACCACTGACCAGCTGTGGGTGCCGTTGCGCTGGATCGCACCAGAGCTGGTGGACGAGGTGCATGGCAACCTCCTGGTGGTAGATCAGACCAAGACCAGCAATGTGTG GTCCCTGGGTGTGACCATCTGGGAGCTCTTCGAGTTGGGTGCACAGCCCTATCCCCAGCACTCGGACCGGCAGGTGCTGGCTTACGCTGTCCGAGAGCAGCAGCTTAAGTTGCCCAAGCCCCAGCTGCAGCTGACTCTGTCTGATCGCTG GTACGAAGTGATGCAGTTCTGCTGGCTACAGCCAGAGCAGAGGCCCACGGCCGAAGAGGTCCACCTGCTGCTGTCCTGCTTGTGTGCCAAGGGCACCACAGAGTTGGAGGAGGAGTTTGAGCAGCGCTGGCGTTCCCTGCGGCCAGGTGGCGGCACGGGCCTGGGGTCAGGTTCCACTGGCCCAGCGGTTGCTGCTGCCGAGCTCACCGCTGCCTCATCTTTCCCACTGCTGGAGCAGTTCACCAGTGACGGCTTTCACGTGGACAGCGACGATGTACTGACAGTAACTGAGACGAGCCACGGCCTCAACTTCGAATACAAGTGGGAGGCTGGCTGTGGCGCGGAGGCATTCCCACCCCCGGGGGCGGTGTCTAGCCCAGACTCCGCAGCATGTCTGCAGGAGTTGTGTGCACCTGACAGCTCTCCACCGGGAGTGGTGCCAGTGCTCAGTGCCCACAGCCCCTCAGTGGGCAGTGAGTACTTCATCCGCCTAGAGGGGGCAGTGCCTGCCGCTGGCCATGATCCAGACTGTGCCGGCTGCGCTCCCAGCCCCGAAGCTGTGACTGACCAAGACAATGATTCAGAGGGCAGCACCACCACTTCCCTCGTCATGGAACCACTGCTGGGCCATGCACCCCCCGTCGGGGGCCTGTGGGGCCCCTGTGACCACCACTCATGCAGCAGGCAAGAGCCACCCTGCCCCTCACGCTCACCCTCTCCTGGGACCCCGATGTTGCCAGCTGAAGACATAGACTGGGGTGTGGCTACCTTCTGCCCACCCTTCTTTGATGACCCATTGAGTGCATCTCCCTCTGGCAGTCCTGAGGCCCAGGCATCTCCCAGCGATGATGAGGAGCTGGAGGGGGGGACAAGGAAGGCTGCTCAGTGTGGACACTGGAGCTCTAATGTGTCAGCCAATAATAACAGTGGCAGCCGAGACCCAGAATCTTGGGATCCTGGCTATGTGAGCAGCTTCACAGACAGCTACAGGGATGGCTGCTCCAGCCTAGAGCAGACTCCACGGGCCTCCCCTGAGCTGCACCAACCCCTGTCCCAGGAGGATCCCAGAGAATCCCTGCCTGGGCTAGTAGCAGCCTCCCCTGGTCAGGAGCTAAGCCGCTGCTTCAGCCTGCTCCCCTTGTGTCCTGCCAAAGGCCTGGcacctgcttcctgcctggccacacgCCCCTGGACAGAGGCAGCTGTAGGTGGGGGTGATAACCCCCAGGTGGAACCCAAACTTGCCCAGGAGGCTGAGAGCTCTGCTGAATCCCAGCTAtcccttccttctgtcccttCCCCATCCCATGAAGGAGCCCCACTTCCTTCGGAGGAGGCAAGCGCTCCTGacagcctgcctgcctctcctacACCCGCTGCTGGCAGCTGGGTGGCCGTCCCTATGCCGGCCCTCACTCTGGACAGCTGTGGCAGTTCTCTGGGGCAAGAGGCACCTAGCAGTGAGGACGAGGACACCACTGAGGCTACGTCAGGAGTCTTCACCGACCTGTCCAGTGATGGCCCTCACACTGAGAAGCCAGGCATAGCACCAGCCTTACGCTGTCTGCAGAAGCAGGTGGGGACCCCTGACTCCCTCGACTCTCTGGACATCCCGTCCTCAGCCAGCGATGGTGGCTGTGAGGTCTTGAGCCCATTGGCTGCTGGTCCTCCTGCTGGGCAGCCCCGTGCCATGGACAGTGGTTATGATACAGAGAACTATGAGTCTCCAGAGTTTGTGCTTAAAGAGGCACATGAGTCTAGTGAGCCTGAGGCCTTTGGGGAACTAGCCTCAGAGGGTGAGAGCCCAGGGCCCGAGACTTTGCTCTCTGTCTCCCTTGGTGGCCTCAGCAAGAAGAACCCCTACCGAGACTCTGCCTACTTCTCAGATCTAGATGCTGAGTCTGAATCCACCTTGGGCCCTGAGAAGTGCAGTGGGGTCCAGGACTCCCAAAAGGAGCAAGACCTGAAGAGCCCACCTAGTCCAGGGCATCAGTCTGTGCAGGCTTTTCCCGGGCCTGAGGTGCCCAGGGAGGACCCAGACACTAGCCCCAGGGAGCTGCTGCCCCCAGCACAGCAGCAAGAGGAGCCCTTGCCAGATGGCCATGGGCCAGAGCCTCTTGGGGCTCAAGGCCCAGTTGAGGTGCAGCCTGTGCCTAGCCCTAGTCATTCCAAATGTTTCCTGCTGACCTCAGTTCCAGTGAGCTCAGAAGGCAATGGCATGGAGCCCCAGGGTCCCCCAGGACAGTTGTCAGGGCCAGCCCAGCTTGGGCGGATGGGAAACCCTAGCACACCCAGATCCCcgctctgcctggccctgcctgaCCACCCTGGGGCTTTGGAGGGCCGGCCAGAGGACGAAGAGGACAGTGAAGACAGTGACGAATCTGATGAGGAGCTTCGATGCTACAGTATCCAGGAGCCCAGCGAGGACAGTGAGGAGGAGCCAGCGGTGCCTGTGGTAGTGGCTGAGAGCCAGAGTGCCCGAAATCTGCGTAGCTTGCTGAAGATGCCCAGCCTTCTGTCTGAGGCCTTCTGTGAGGACCTGGAGCGCAAGAAGAAGGCTGTGTCCTTCTTTGATGACGTCACGGTCTACCTCTTTGACCAG GAGAGCCCCACCCGAGAGACTGGGGAGCCATTCCCCAGCACGAAGGAATCACTCCCCACGTTCCTGGAGGGTAGCCCCGGCTCACCCAGTGCCCCTGGCCTGCCGCGGCGAGCTGACCACTTGCCCGACAGCTCCACTCCTGAACAGG GTAGTAGGTTCGAATGGGATGATGATTTCCCGCTGGCGCCGGGCAAGGCTGCTATGGTGACTGCACTGGACCCTGCTGACCCTGTCCTGGCCACAACTACCACGGCAGCTGCACCCCTCTCCCGTTTCACCGTGTCTCCCACACCTGCCTCCCGCTTCTCCATCACTCACGTATCTGACTCAGATGCCCAGTCGGTGGGAG GCAGCAGCAAGGATGGTGACTGGAAATGA
- the Aatk gene encoding serine/threonine-protein kinase LMTK1 isoform X2, whose translation MVCHPHLRNRTSEGVCSGDGAPLSELSWSSSLAVVAVSFSGLFTVIVLMLACLCCKKGGIGFKELENAEGDEYVADFSEQGSPAAAAQNGPDVYVLPLTEVSLPMAKQPGRSVQLLKSTDLGRHSLLYLKEIGHGWFGKVFLGEVHSGVSSTQVVVKELKASASVQEQMQFLEEAQPYRALQHNNLLQCLAQCAEVTPYLLVMEFCPLGDLKGYLRSCRVTESMAPDPLTLQRMACEVACGVLHLHRHNYVHSDLALRNCLLTADLTVKVGDYGLSHCKYREDYLVTTDQLWVPLRWIAPELVDEVHGNLLVVDQTKTSNVWSLGVTIWELFELGAQPYPQHSDRQVLAYAVREQQLKLPKPQLQLTLSDRWYEVMQFCWLQPEQRPTAEEVHLLLSCLCAKGTTELEEEFEQRWRSLRPGGGTGLGSGSTGPAVAAAELTAASSFPLLEQFTSDGFHVDSDDVLTVTETSHGLNFEYKWEAGCGAEAFPPPGAVSSPDSAACLQELCAPDSSPPGVVPVLSAHSPSVGSEYFIRLEGAVPAAGHDPDCAGCAPSPEAVTDQDNDSEGSTTTSLVMEPLLGHAPPVGGLWGPCDHHSCSRQEPPCPSRSPSPGTPMLPAEDIDWGVATFCPPFFDDPLSASPSGSPEAQASPSDDEELEGGTRKAAQCGHWSSNVSANNNSGSRDPESWDPGYVSSFTDSYRDGCSSLEQTPRASPELHQPLSQEDPRESLPGLVAASPGQELSRCFSLLPLCPAKGLAPASCLATRPWTEAAVGGGDNPQVEPKLAQEAESSAESQLSLPSVPSPSHEGAPLPSEEASAPDSLPASPTPAAGSWVAVPMPALTLDSCGSSLGQEAPSSEDEDTTEATSGVFTDLSSDGPHTEKPGIAPALRCLQKQVGTPDSLDSLDIPSSASDGGCEVLSPLAAGPPAGQPRAMDSGYDTENYESPEFVLKEAHESSEPEAFGELASEGESPGPETLLSVSLGGLSKKNPYRDSAYFSDLDAESESTLGPEKCSGVQDSQKEQDLKSPPSPGHQSVQAFPGPEVPREDPDTSPRELLPPAQQQEEPLPDGHGPEPLGAQGPVEVQPVPSPSHSKCFLLTSVPVSSEGNGMEPQGPPGQLSGPAQLGRMGNPSTPRSPLCLALPDHPGALEGRPEDEEDSEDSDESDEELRCYSIQEPSEDSEEEPAVPVVVAESQSARNLRSLLKMPSLLSEAFCEDLERKKKAVSFFDDVTVYLFDQESPTRETGEPFPSTKESLPTFLEGSPGSPSAPGLPRRADHLPDSSTPEQGSRFEWDDDFPLAPGKAAMVTALDPADPVLATTTTAAAPLSRFTVSPTPASRFSITHVSDSDAQSVGGPAASAGGRYTEA comes from the exons TGCAACTTCTCAAGTCCACGGACCTGGGCCGGCACAGCCTCCTGTACCTCAAGGAGATTGGCCACGGCTGGTTTGGGAAG GTGTTCTTGGGGGAGGTACACTCGGGCGTCAGTAGCACGCAGGTGGTGGTGAAGGAGCTGAAGGCCAGCGCCAGCGTGCAGGAGCAGATGCAGTTCTTGGAGGAGGCACAGCCCtacag GGCCTTGCAGCACAACAACCTGCTTCAGTGCCTGGCCCAGTGTGCGGAGGTGACCCCCTACCTGCTGGTTATGGAGTTCTGTCCGCTG GGGGACCTCAAAGGTTATCTACGCAGCTGCCGGGTGACAGAGTCCATGGCGCCTGACCCTCTGACCTTGCAACGCATGGCCTGTGAGGTGGCATGTGGGGTCTTGCATCTACATCGTCACAACTACGTCCACAG TGACCTGGCCCTGAGGAACTGCCTGCTAACGGCTGACCTGACAGTGAAGGTTGGCGACTATGGCCTGTCACATTGCAAATACAGG GAAGACTACCTCGTGACCACTGACCAGCTGTGGGTGCCGTTGCGCTGGATCGCACCAGAGCTGGTGGACGAGGTGCATGGCAACCTCCTGGTGGTAGATCAGACCAAGACCAGCAATGTGTG GTCCCTGGGTGTGACCATCTGGGAGCTCTTCGAGTTGGGTGCACAGCCCTATCCCCAGCACTCGGACCGGCAGGTGCTGGCTTACGCTGTCCGAGAGCAGCAGCTTAAGTTGCCCAAGCCCCAGCTGCAGCTGACTCTGTCTGATCGCTG GTACGAAGTGATGCAGTTCTGCTGGCTACAGCCAGAGCAGAGGCCCACGGCCGAAGAGGTCCACCTGCTGCTGTCCTGCTTGTGTGCCAAGGGCACCACAGAGTTGGAGGAGGAGTTTGAGCAGCGCTGGCGTTCCCTGCGGCCAGGTGGCGGCACGGGCCTGGGGTCAGGTTCCACTGGCCCAGCGGTTGCTGCTGCCGAGCTCACCGCTGCCTCATCTTTCCCACTGCTGGAGCAGTTCACCAGTGACGGCTTTCACGTGGACAGCGACGATGTACTGACAGTAACTGAGACGAGCCACGGCCTCAACTTCGAATACAAGTGGGAGGCTGGCTGTGGCGCGGAGGCATTCCCACCCCCGGGGGCGGTGTCTAGCCCAGACTCCGCAGCATGTCTGCAGGAGTTGTGTGCACCTGACAGCTCTCCACCGGGAGTGGTGCCAGTGCTCAGTGCCCACAGCCCCTCAGTGGGCAGTGAGTACTTCATCCGCCTAGAGGGGGCAGTGCCTGCCGCTGGCCATGATCCAGACTGTGCCGGCTGCGCTCCCAGCCCCGAAGCTGTGACTGACCAAGACAATGATTCAGAGGGCAGCACCACCACTTCCCTCGTCATGGAACCACTGCTGGGCCATGCACCCCCCGTCGGGGGCCTGTGGGGCCCCTGTGACCACCACTCATGCAGCAGGCAAGAGCCACCCTGCCCCTCACGCTCACCCTCTCCTGGGACCCCGATGTTGCCAGCTGAAGACATAGACTGGGGTGTGGCTACCTTCTGCCCACCCTTCTTTGATGACCCATTGAGTGCATCTCCCTCTGGCAGTCCTGAGGCCCAGGCATCTCCCAGCGATGATGAGGAGCTGGAGGGGGGGACAAGGAAGGCTGCTCAGTGTGGACACTGGAGCTCTAATGTGTCAGCCAATAATAACAGTGGCAGCCGAGACCCAGAATCTTGGGATCCTGGCTATGTGAGCAGCTTCACAGACAGCTACAGGGATGGCTGCTCCAGCCTAGAGCAGACTCCACGGGCCTCCCCTGAGCTGCACCAACCCCTGTCCCAGGAGGATCCCAGAGAATCCCTGCCTGGGCTAGTAGCAGCCTCCCCTGGTCAGGAGCTAAGCCGCTGCTTCAGCCTGCTCCCCTTGTGTCCTGCCAAAGGCCTGGcacctgcttcctgcctggccacacgCCCCTGGACAGAGGCAGCTGTAGGTGGGGGTGATAACCCCCAGGTGGAACCCAAACTTGCCCAGGAGGCTGAGAGCTCTGCTGAATCCCAGCTAtcccttccttctgtcccttCCCCATCCCATGAAGGAGCCCCACTTCCTTCGGAGGAGGCAAGCGCTCCTGacagcctgcctgcctctcctacACCCGCTGCTGGCAGCTGGGTGGCCGTCCCTATGCCGGCCCTCACTCTGGACAGCTGTGGCAGTTCTCTGGGGCAAGAGGCACCTAGCAGTGAGGACGAGGACACCACTGAGGCTACGTCAGGAGTCTTCACCGACCTGTCCAGTGATGGCCCTCACACTGAGAAGCCAGGCATAGCACCAGCCTTACGCTGTCTGCAGAAGCAGGTGGGGACCCCTGACTCCCTCGACTCTCTGGACATCCCGTCCTCAGCCAGCGATGGTGGCTGTGAGGTCTTGAGCCCATTGGCTGCTGGTCCTCCTGCTGGGCAGCCCCGTGCCATGGACAGTGGTTATGATACAGAGAACTATGAGTCTCCAGAGTTTGTGCTTAAAGAGGCACATGAGTCTAGTGAGCCTGAGGCCTTTGGGGAACTAGCCTCAGAGGGTGAGAGCCCAGGGCCCGAGACTTTGCTCTCTGTCTCCCTTGGTGGCCTCAGCAAGAAGAACCCCTACCGAGACTCTGCCTACTTCTCAGATCTAGATGCTGAGTCTGAATCCACCTTGGGCCCTGAGAAGTGCAGTGGGGTCCAGGACTCCCAAAAGGAGCAAGACCTGAAGAGCCCACCTAGTCCAGGGCATCAGTCTGTGCAGGCTTTTCCCGGGCCTGAGGTGCCCAGGGAGGACCCAGACACTAGCCCCAGGGAGCTGCTGCCCCCAGCACAGCAGCAAGAGGAGCCCTTGCCAGATGGCCATGGGCCAGAGCCTCTTGGGGCTCAAGGCCCAGTTGAGGTGCAGCCTGTGCCTAGCCCTAGTCATTCCAAATGTTTCCTGCTGACCTCAGTTCCAGTGAGCTCAGAAGGCAATGGCATGGAGCCCCAGGGTCCCCCAGGACAGTTGTCAGGGCCAGCCCAGCTTGGGCGGATGGGAAACCCTAGCACACCCAGATCCCcgctctgcctggccctgcctgaCCACCCTGGGGCTTTGGAGGGCCGGCCAGAGGACGAAGAGGACAGTGAAGACAGTGACGAATCTGATGAGGAGCTTCGATGCTACAGTATCCAGGAGCCCAGCGAGGACAGTGAGGAGGAGCCAGCGGTGCCTGTGGTAGTGGCTGAGAGCCAGAGTGCCCGAAATCTGCGTAGCTTGCTGAAGATGCCCAGCCTTCTGTCTGAGGCCTTCTGTGAGGACCTGGAGCGCAAGAAGAAGGCTGTGTCCTTCTTTGATGACGTCACGGTCTACCTCTTTGACCAG GAGAGCCCCACCCGAGAGACTGGGGAGCCATTCCCCAGCACGAAGGAATCACTCCCCACGTTCCTGGAGGGTAGCCCCGGCTCACCCAGTGCCCCTGGCCTGCCGCGGCGAGCTGACCACTTGCCCGACAGCTCCACTCCTGAACAGG GTAGTAGGTTCGAATGGGATGATGATTTCCCGCTGGCGCCGGGCAAGGCTGCTATGGTGACTGCACTGGACCCTGCTGACCCTGTCCTGGCCACAACTACCACGGCAGCTGCACCCCTCTCCCGTTTCACCGTGTCTCCCACACCTGCCTCCCGCTTCTCCATCACTCACGTATCTGACTCAGATGCCCAGTCGGTGGGAG GCCCAGCAGCAAGTGCTGGGGGCCGATACACAGAGGCTTGA